A genomic region of Nymphaea colorata isolate Beijing-Zhang1983 chromosome 2, ASM883128v2, whole genome shotgun sequence contains the following coding sequences:
- the LOC116246801 gene encoding uncharacterized protein LOC116246801 yields the protein MEEEIKSEFAHNGFSLDAKEEEEILKKCVTFCINYKMSASELVSCWEVYYLNMQIAEGVVQDSYMNGFLLFIQNEQKESIREEEPYLHTYYSNDVDMLLNDEHKDSIEEVDGARISGTYPDESYDFSSPSRVATPGTNGKLSSGKPSATKVHHMTPFGQRTNKFVLQFEFNPPKVENGRKEGEIDDSEDDVIRRVKPIKRCSLHVRELGPKPGCRFMYDRIKDRFESLEGRIRRLATALLASGSFDEIVDATSASQNNLFSVGMVCCDGDGRLNEKSIILQCSVEHSGGRRVRLDLQKLVQYSVFPGQVVGVTGHNPSGHCFVVSKLVDSFPLLGPPHVNYPPAKRPAIDPEPDLMTDSAAPRELSLIIAAGPFCTSDNLFYEPFVELLSYARRNQSHLLLLGPFVDSEHPQIKKGTVDKTFDEIFDAEILERLQDYCEDMGSSARVILLPSTRDANHDFVFPQPPFDISTSKNHNHQVSCLSNPGIFSANEVTVGCCTMDVLKQLSSEEISRLPTDGTQSDRLGRLATHILNQRSFYPLYPPSVGVPLDLSLTPEALQIQSIPDILILPSDLAPFVKVLSFGPEESMMQCMCLNPGRLAKGINGGTFLTVNYNGDPGKSTASIMRI from the exons ATGGAAGAAGAGATCAAATCAGAGTTTGCTCACAATGGTTTCTCCCTTGATgctaaagaagaagaggagatcCTCAAGAAAT GTGTGACATTTTGCATAAATTACAAGATGAGTGCTTCAGAACTCGTTTCTTGCTGGGAGGTTTACTACCTAAACAT GCAAATTGCAGAAGGCGTGGTGCAAGATAGCTATATGAATGGTTTTCTACTTTTTATACAAAATGAGCAGAAAGAGAGCATCCGTGAGGAGGAGCCTTATCTACACACTTATTACAGTAATGATGTTGATAT GTTGCTAAATGATGAACATAAAGATAGCATTGAAGAGGTTGATGGTGCCAGGATAAGTGGCACATATCCTGATGAGTCATATGATTTTTCATCTCCTTCAAGAGTGGCCACTCCAGGAACCAATGGAAAACTTTCTTCTGGAAAGCCTTCTGCAACCAAAGTGCATCATATGACCCCTTTTGGGCAAAGGACCAATAAGTTTGTTTTGCAGTTTGAATTCAATCCTCCAAAAGTCGAGAATGgtagaaaagaaggggaaattGATGATTCAGAAGATGATGTCATTAGAAGAGTTAAGCCTATAAAAAGGTGTTCATTGCATGTCCGAGAATTGGGGCCAAAGCCAGGTTGCAGATTCATGTATGATAGGATTAAGGATCGG TTTGAATCTCTTGAAGGCCGGATCAGGAGGCTAGCAACAGCTCTTCTAGCTTCTGGAAGTTTTGATGAAATAGTTGATGCAACCTCTGCCTCACAG AATAACTTGTTTAGTGTTGGAATGGTCTGCTGCGATGGTGATGGTCGTCTAAATGAGAAATCAATCATATTACAGTGCAG TGTCGAACATTCTGGAGGGCGCCGCGTTCGTCTTGACCTCCAGAAATTAGTTCAGTATTCAGTATTTCCTGGTCAG GTAGTTGGAGTTACAGGACACAACCCGAGTGGTCACTGTTTTGTTGTATCAAAGCTTGTTGACTCTTTCCCCCTACTTGGTCCTCCTCATGTAAATTATCCACCTGCAAAAAGGCCTGCCATTGACCCAGAGCCGGATTTGATGACCGACTCTGCTGCACCAAGAGAACTATCACTG ATTATTGCAGCAGGCCCTTTTTGTACTTCTGATAATTTGTTTTATGAGCCATTTGTGGAGCTCCTTAGTTATGCAAGAAGAAATCAGTCTCATTTGCTATTG TTGGGCCCATTCGTTGACTCAGAGCatccacaaataaaaaaagggacTGTTGATAAAACctttgatgaaatttttgatgcGGAGATACTTGAAAGG CTGCAAGATTACTGTGAGGATATGGGTTCTTCTGCTCGTGTTATTCTCCTTCCATCTACACGCGATGCCAACCATGACTTTGTGTTTCCTCAG CCTCCATTCGACATCAGCACATCCAAGAACCACAATCACCAG GTCTCGTGTCTTTCAAACCCAGGGATTTTCAGTGCAAATGAG GTCACAGTCGGATGCTGCACAATGGATGTCCTAAAGCAACTTAGCAGTGAGGAAATATCTAGGTTGCCTACAGATGGAACACAAAGTGATCGTCTTGGTCGGCTAGCTACTCACATATTAAACCAGCGGAG CTTCTATCCTCTCTACCCGCCATCAGTTGGGGTGCCTTTGGATCTTTCTCTTACGCCTGAAGCTTTACAAATCCAATCAATTCCAGACATCCTAATTCTTCCCTCAGATCTTGCTCCTTTTGTCAAG GTTCTGTCCTTCGGGCCAGAAGAAAGCATGATGCAATGCATGTGTTTGAACCCGGGTAGATTGGCAAAGGGGATCAATGGCGGTACCTTTCTGACAGTTAATTATAATGGTGATCCCGGCAAGAGTACTGCTTCCATCATGCGGATCTAG
- the LOC126409791 gene encoding uncharacterized protein LOC126409791 has translation MLIHLSCSHLFASVHSSGFYSFLSRSRPISCYRSLTVCRNASSVFHGQPARSSEPTVCENDSTASLITHSPPTSAYLHLPFCRRRCYYCDFPVIALGTSGPSPDDDPRISNYAQLLCNEIESTPPYMEPLPLQTVFFGGGTPSLTPPRTLRTIIQTLSSKFGLVPDVEMSMEIDPGTFDANSLRQFIQLGVNRLSLGVQAFQDEALRLCGRSHGLKEVYEAIDIIRASNVENWSLDLISSLPHQTAEDWKKNLEQAIQAQPSHISVYDLQIEEGTKFGNVYQAGEFPLPSEYKSAEFYRMAHEMLTGSGYVHYEISNYCKEGFECKHNLTYWTNQPYYGFGLGSTSYVGGVRFTRPRRMRKYAEFVEGLADGESENGLVLEHKDDDAPRKERAMDIVMLSLRLARGLDIDCFAREFGWSLVLEICRAFQPYVESGHVTPLDEERRVVNVEEFLQFCSTENGWDSHFQSRKCGLIKFIRLSDPDGFLLSNEIISTAFKVISP, from the coding sequence ATGCTGATACATTTGAGCTGTTCCCATCTTTTTGCTTCTGTACATTCTTCTGGTTTTTACAGCTTTCTGTCAAGGAGTCGTCCAATCAGCTGTTACAGATCACTAACTGTTTGTCGAAACGCATCATCGGTCTTTCATGGACAGCCCGCACGCAGCAGCGAACCAACTGTTTGCGAAAATGACTCAACCGCCAGCCTCATAACTCACTCCCCTCCAACATCCGCATACCTCCACCTACCTTTTTGCCGAAGGCGTTGCTACTACTGCGACTTCCCTGTCATAGCTCTTGGCACTTCTGGTCCCAGTCCAGATGACGATCCGAGGATCTCAAACTATGCCCAGCTCCTCTGTAACGAGATAGAATCGACCCCTCCTTACATGGAACCACTGCCTCTTCAGACTGTCTTCTTCGGTGGTGGGACGCCTTCTCTCACACCACCCAGAACGCTCCGTACCATAATCCAAACTCTCTCCAGTAAGTTCGGATTGGTGCCAGACGTCGAAATGTCCATGGAGATTGATCCAGGAACTTTTGATGCCAATTCATTGCGGCAGTTCATCCAACTGGGTGTTAATCGTCTTTCACTGGGAGTGCAAGCCTTCCAAGACGAGGCACTCAGGCTATGTGGACGATCACATGGACTGAAGGAAGTTTATGAAGCCATCGACATCATTCGTGCAAGTAATGTGGAAAATTGGAGCTTGGACCTCATTTCATCGCTCCCCCATCAAACTGCAGAAGATTGGAAGAAGAACTTGGAACAAGCAATCCAAGCACAGCCATCTCATATTTCGGTCTATGATCTGCAAATTGAGGAAGGAACCAAATTTGGAAATGTATATCAAGCAGGCGAGTTTCCGCTGCCTAGTGAATACAAATCAGCAGAGTTCTACAGAATGGCTCATGAGATGCTCACGGGATCTGGGTATGTTCATTATGAAATTAGCAATTATTGCAAGGAAGGATTTGAATGCAAGCACAATCTTACTTACTGGACGAATCAACCTTATTATGGATTTGGACTTGGCTCTACTAGTTATGTTGGTGGTGTGAGATTTACAAGGCCAAGGAGGATGAGAAAGTATGCAGAATTTGTAGAAGGATTGGCTGATGGGGAGTCTGAAAATGGACTAGTTCTGGAGCACAAGGATGATGATGCTCCGAGGAAAGAGAGAGCGATGGATATTGTAATGTTGTCACTAAGGTTGGCAAGAGGTTTGGATATTGACTGTTTTGCAAGAGAGTTTGGTTGGAGCCTTGTACTAGAGATCTGCAGAGCATTCCAGCCTTATGTAGAGAGCGGGCATGTAACTCCTCTGGATGAGGAGAGAAGAGTGGTGAATGTAGAAGAATTCTTGCAGTTTTGCTCTACTGAAAATGGTTGGGATAGTCATTTTCAGTCGAGAAAATGTGGACTAATCAAGTTCATTAGGTTGAGTGACCCCGATGGTTTTCTTTTATCCAATGAGATAATCTCCACTGCCTTCAAGGTGATATCCCCATGA